One region of Scophthalmus maximus strain ysfricsl-2021 chromosome 15, ASM2237912v1, whole genome shotgun sequence genomic DNA includes:
- the eif2ak4 gene encoding eIF-2-alpha kinase GCN2 — protein MSRQQHTPAAATDDHTVQQENELEALASIFGDDFRDLRSEDPWKVKRPPEVHLCLRPNGLNNGQECFATVDLQIKCPPTYPDVPPELELKNAKGLSNENLQNLKSEVNKLAAMRCGEVMIYELADHIQGFLSEHNKPPSSSFHEEMLKNQRRQQEKQALEEQRRMDQQRKQEEEMEKEIMAVIQKREEEKREEKRRKEIAKQERLETMDETIPANSSLLGRSPPSPGGAPPELTEAKKAGGNRRRTTSNTRHRRDTINEDNHRSQELLHFNSSFLGELVVHRGKSLGGSESLGRNVYYGFEANSGDFAVVYEWSLRWNKTMSKFFTSQEKGKIDNCKKQIQGAENELNSLLRLDHPHLVHYKALSSIEKDDCLVVYLLVEHVSGVNLNQSLINHTPVPLDKLCQYTAQLLAALDYLHSNSVVHKQLGASSVLLDSEGNVRLTDYSLSKRFADMCKEDVFEQHVRFSEATAMPTKTGKKGDVWNLGLMLLALSQGKEVKEYPVTVPTSLPADFQDFLHKCLCLNDAERWTPQQLLDHPFLKPPSPKNLPQCQDASPEDLAVDFASSVIPRSHILDAPFISGVQRQFSRYFDEFEELQLLGKGAFGAVIKVQNKLDGCYYAVKRIQVNPASKQFRRIKGEVTLLSRLNHENIVRYYNAWIERHETPSTGVLSNSESSEPQSTADKLPRAEKGPQRLNELGLPDNAEDVAPPLALSSSVEWSTSIERSSSAKCGGHQSSDDEDDDEDDDDDDEDVFGASFLPSDSDSGSDIIFDNGDESIDEMSQLDPSKRPVTDTAESTDGDQPQRIAHYLYIQMEYCEKSTLRDTIDDGLHQDQTRLWRLFREILDGLAYIHEQGMIHRDLKPVNIFLDSQDHVKIGDFGLATDHPANVAAGKFEVEESGSAAMAKLDPTGNMTGMVGTALYVSPEVQGNTKATYNQKVDLFSLGIILFEMSFRPMTTGAERISVLSQLRVESIIFPEDYTEYEQGTQRTVIQWLLNHDPALRPTTQELLKSELLPPPQMEESELHEVLEHTMANINGKAYRTMVGQLFAQNTSPVMDYAYDIDLHKGSFSFNGAKLQQHVYETITRIFKKHGAVRLQTPLLLPRNRKVYDGSELACFMDHSGMLVTLPYDLRMPFARYVGRNNVTHLKRFSIERVFRPRKPHRAHPRELLECAFDIITPVTNSLLPDAETIYTISEIVQEFPALQERNYNIYLNHTSLLKAILLHSGVPEDKLSQASNILCDAMSEKLTKREVEAKFCNFSLSTNSLQTLYKYIELKGNLQDVAPLLTSLTKQKSAVSQLAKQGLKDLEELTVLLRRLGVKLQVVVYLGLVYKVQHHSGVMFQFVAFIKKRKRTVPDIVAAGGRYDRLILESRGPVSTVPVPSAVGASVALDKVCAAIASMEEPPLVSSCDALVVPVGHCSMSKAVNVIQKLWSAGVSADIAYDVSQSQEALLDHCKLAGITCMALVSDKEGNYVKVKSFERDRQSEKRIPEFDLVDHIIQKCRTKFSEERNIREIPESMSLQNPKGSLLNTTGSSEQHGSSCTLKMNVNVISPEKVSSSARRRYETQIQTRLQNLGSILQNNSNDIEILAVDLQKETLINFLSLEFDGEEQFNSSVKTLLSRLPKQRYLKSICDEIHHYKITKRMPVVVLYSYKDDYYKILL, from the exons ATGAGCCGCCAGCAGCACACTCCAGCCGCGGCGACAGACGACCACACGGTCCAGCAGGAAAATGAACTAGAAGCCCTCGCCTCTATCTTTGGAGATGACTTCCGGGATCTGCGGAGCGAGGACCCGTGGAAG GTTAAAAGGCCCCCGGAGGTGCACCTCTGTCTGCGACCCAACGGGCTGAACAACGGGCAGGAATGCTTCGCGACAGTGGACCTGCAGATCAAATGTCCTCCCACATATCCAGACGT GCCTCcagagctggagctgaagaACGCCAAAGGCCTCTCAAACGAAAACCTCCAGAACCTGAAGAGTGAAGTCAACAAGCTGGCAGCGATGAGATGTGGAGAG GTGATGATTTACGAGCTAGCGGACCATATCCAGGGCTTCCTGAGTGAGCACAACAAGCCTCCATCAAGTTCCTTCCACGAGGAGATGCTGAAGAACCAAaggaggcagcaggagaagCAAGCCTTGGAGGAGCAGCGGAGGATGGACCAACAGcgcaaacaggaggaggagatg GAAAAAGAGATTATGGCTGTAATccaaaaaagagaggaggagaagcgagaggagaagagaagaaaggaaatagCCAAACAG GAGCGACTTGAGACTATGGATGAGACAATCCCTGCCAACTCCTCCCTGTTAGGGAGGAGCCCACCTAGCCCAGGGGGAGCTCCCCCTGAACTGACCGAAGCAAAGAAAGCAGGCGGCAACCGTCGTCGGACTACCTCAAACACACGCCACAG GCGTGACACGATTAATGAAGACAACCACCGATCGCAGGAGCTTCTTCACTTCAACAGCAGCTTTTTGGGAGAGCTTGTTGTCCACAGAGGGAAAAGTTTAG GTGGAAGTGAGAGCCTTGGCCGTAACGTTTATTATGGATTTGAGGCAAACTCTGGAGACTTTGCTGTGGTCTACGAGTGGTCGTTGCGCTGGAACAAGACGATGAGCAAGTTCTTCACCAgccaggaaaaaggaaagattgaCAACTGTAAAAAGCag ATCCAGGGGGCAGAAAATGAGTTGAACTCCCTCCTCAGGCTTGACCACCCACACTTGGTGCATTATAAGGCACTGAGCTCCATCGAGAAGGACGACTGCCTCGTGGTTTACCTGCTGGTGGAGCATGTTTCCGGGGTCAACCTGAACCAGAGCCTGATCAACCACACCCCGGTCCCGCTGGATAAACTCTGCCAGTACACGGCCCAGCTGCTGGCCGCGCTCGACTACCTTCACTCCAACTCTGTAGTCCACAAGCAGCTGGGGGCCTCCAGTGTGCTGTTGGACTCCGAGGGCAACGTTCGATTGACCGATTACAGCCTGTCGAAGAGGTTTGCCGACATGTGCAAAGAAGACGTTTTCGAGCAGCACGTGCGTTTCTCGGAGGCCACAGCGATGCCGACAAAAACGGGCAAGAAAGGGGACGTCTGGAACCTGGGGCTGATGCTGCTCGCTCTGAGTCAGgggaaggaggtgaaggagtaTCCAGTGACGGTGCCAACCAGCCTGCCTGCGGACTTTCAGGACTTCCTCCACAA GTGTCTGTGCCTGAATGATGCTGAGCGCTGGACGCCCCAGCAGCTTTTGGACCACCCCTTCCTCAAGCCTCCGTCACCCAAGAACCTGCCTCAGTGCCAGGATGCCAGCCCAGAAG ATCTTGCTGTGGACTTTGCGTCGTCGGTCATCCCACGGAGTCACATCCTCGATGCTCCGTTCATCTCTGGGGTACAAAGGCAGTTTTCACGCTACTTTGATGAGTttgaggagctgcagcttcttGGAAAAGGAGCGTTTGGTGCTGTGATTAAG GTTCAGAACAAACTGGATGGCTGTTACTACGCCGTGAAGCGCATCCAGGTCAACCCAGCCAGCAAGCAGTTCAGACGGATCAAAGGCGAGGTGACGCTGCTCTCGCGCCTCAACCATGAGAATATCGTCCGCTACTACAACGCCTGGATCGAGCGGCACGAGACGCCCTCGACAGGGGTGCTGAGCAACAGTGAAAGCTCCGAGCCGCAGAGCACAGCTGACAAGCTTCCTCGGGCGGAAAAGGGGCCACAGCGCCTCAACGAACTCGGCCTCCCTGACAACGCGGAGGACGTCGCACCGCCTCTTGCCCTGTCGAGCTCAGTGGAGTGGTCCACCTCCATCGAGAGGTCCTCCAGCGCCAAGTGCGGTGGACACCAATCTAGCGAtgatgaggacgacgacgaggatgatgatgatgatgatgaagatgtgtttGGTGCCTCtttttt GCCGTCAGATAGCGACTCTGGGAGTGACATCATTTTTGACAATGGCGACGAAAGCATAGACGAGATGTCACAG CTTGATCCAAGCAAAAGGCCAGTGACCGACACAGCCGAGAGCACAGACGGCGATCAACCTCAGCGCATAGCACATTACCTGTACATACAA ATGGAATACTGTGAAAAAAGCACTTTAAGAGACACAATAGACGACGGCCTGCATCAGGACCAGACACGGTTATGGAGGCTGTTTAGGGAAATACTGGACGGCCTTGCTTACATCCACGAGCAG GGGATGATTCACAGGGACTTGAAGCCTGTCAACATCTTCCTCGACTCACAGGACCATGTGAAGATTGGTGACTTTGGCCTGGCGACAGACCATCCTGCTAATGTG GCTGCAGGTAAATTTGAAGTAGAGGAGAGTGGCTCTGCAGCGATGGCCAAACTGGACCCAACAG GTAACATGACAGGCATGGTCGGCACTGCCCTCTACGTCAGTCCGGAGGTTCAAGGAAATACTAAAGCCACCTACAACCAG AAAGTTGACCTGTTTAGCCTGGGAATCATCCTCTTTGAGATGTCCTTCAGGCCGATGACCACCGGGGCTGAGCGCATCTCTGTCCTTAGCCAGCTGCGTGTG GAGTCCATCATCTTCCCTGAAGACTATACTGAGTACGAGCAAGGAACACAG AGGACGGTTATACAGTGGCTGTTGAACCACGACCCAGCGCTGCGGCCCACCACCCAGGAGCTGCTCAAGAGCGAGCTGCTGCCTCCGCCTCAGATGGAGGAGTCAGAGCTGCACGAGGTGCTGGAGCACACCATGGCCAATATCAACGGCAAGGCCTACCGCACCATGGTGGGTCAGCTTTTTGCGCAGAACACATCTCCGGTCATGGATTACGCCTACGACATAGACCTACACAAG GGCAGCTTCAGCTTCAACGGTGCCAAATTGCAGCAGCATGTGTATGAAACAATCACCAGGATCTTCAAGAAGCATG GTGCCGTGCGTCTCCAGACACCGCTGCTCCTCCCCAGAAACAGGAAGGTGTACGATGGCAGCGAGCTGGCCTGCTTCATGGACCACAGCGGAATGCTGGTTACGCTGCCCTACGACCTTCGG ATGCCGTTTGCCAGATATGTCGGCCGCAACAATGTGACACATTTGAAAAG GTTTAGCATTGAACGCGTGTTCCGGCCCAGGAAGCCTCACCGTGCCCACCCGAGGGAGCTCCTGGAGTGCGCCTTTGACATCATCACACCCGTCACCAACAGCTTGCTCCCGGATGCTGAGACCATTTACACCATCTCTGAAATAGTCCAGGAATTCCCTGCACTTCAG GAAAGGAACTATAACATATACCTGAACCACACCAGCTTGTTGAAGGCCATCCTTCTCCACAGCGGAGTCCCCGAGGACAAACTGAGCCAGGCCTCCAACATACTGTGTGACGCCATG AGTGAAAAGCTGACCAAACGTGAGGTGGAGGCAAAGTTCTGCAACTTCTCACTGTCAACAAACAGC TTGCAGACACTGTACAAGTACATCGAACTGAAGGGAAATCTGCAGGACGTGGCGCCACTGCTAACATCACTCACCAAACAGAAGAGCGCCGTCTCCCAACTGGCCAAGCAGGGCCTCAAGGACCTGGAGGAGCTCACGGTGCTTTTGCGTAGACTGGGAGTGAAACTGCAG GTGGTGGTCTACTTGGGATTAGTGTACAAGGTGCAGCACCACTCAGGGGTCATGTTCCAGTTCGTGGCTTTTATCAAGAAACGCAAGCGAACGGTGCCAGATATCGTGGCTGCTGGAGGACGCTATGACCGCTTG ATCCTGGAGTCTAGAGGGCCAGTCTCCACAGTACCAGTCCCCTCTGCAGTAGGGGCCAGCGTGGCTCTGGACAAAGTCTGTGCAGCTATAGCCAGCATGGAAGAGcca CCATTAGTGAGCTCCTGCGATGCCCTCGTGGTCCCAGTGGGACATTGTTCAATGTCCAAAGCCGTCAACGTTATCCAGAAGCTGTGGAGCGCCGGCGTCTCTGCCGACATCGCCTACGATGTCTCACAG TCTCAGGAGGCGTTGTTGGACCACTGCAAGCTGGCCGGCATCACCTGCATGGCCCTGGTGTCTGACAAGGAGGGAAACTATGTGAAG GTAAAATCCTTTGAGAGGGACAGACAGTCCGAGAAACGGATTCCTGAGTTTGACCTGGTGGACCACATCATTCAGAAATGTCGGACCAAATtctcagaggagagaaacatcAG AGAAATCCCTGAAAGCATGTCCCTGCAGAACCCCAAAGGATCCCTGCTTAACACCACAG GCTCTTCAGAGCAGCATGGGAGCAGCTGCACcttgaaaatgaatgtaaacGTCATCAGCCCAGAAAAGGTGTCCTCCAGTGCTAGACGACGCTATGAGACTCAG atCCAAACCAGATTACAGAATCTTGGTAGCATTTTGCAGAACAATAGCAATGACATTGAGATTCTGGCG GTGGACCTGCAGAAGGAAACGCTGATCAACTTCCTGTCCCTGGAG TTTGACGGTGAAGAGCAGTTCAACAGCAGCGTGAAGACTCTGTTGTCTCGGCTTCCAAAGCAGCGCTACCTGAAGTCCATCTGCGATGAGATCCACcattacaaaattacaaaaag GATGCCTGTGGTCGTCTTGTACAGCTACAAGGACGACTACTACAAGATCCTTCTATGA